In one window of Deltaproteobacteria bacterium DNA:
- a CDS encoding cytochrome C assembly protein — protein MLCGTSMRRLLPPLVCASMLAALWLVFMAVPTEREMGIVQRIFYFHVASAWVAFLGFFLVAGASAVYLRNGARTADRLAEAAAEVGVLFCTLVLVTGPIWARPVWGVWWTWDPRLTMTVILWAIYASYLMLRAFGGEEEAVRRYAAVLGIIGVLDIPIIMVSVRLLRGIHPAVITRNEGGS, from the coding sequence ATGTTGTGCGGGACTAGCATGCGCCGCCTGCTGCCGCCCCTGGTCTGCGCCTCGATGCTCGCCGCGCTCTGGCTCGTGTTCATGGCGGTCCCGACCGAGCGCGAGATGGGCATCGTGCAGCGCATCTTCTACTTCCACGTGGCCTCCGCGTGGGTCGCGTTCCTGGGCTTCTTCCTGGTCGCCGGCGCGAGCGCCGTCTACCTCCGGAACGGCGCGCGCACGGCCGACCGCCTGGCCGAGGCCGCGGCCGAGGTGGGCGTGCTCTTCTGCACGCTCGTGCTCGTGACCGGGCCCATCTGGGCGCGGCCGGTGTGGGGCGTGTGGTGGACGTGGGATCCGCGCCTCACCATGACCGTCATCCTGTGGGCGATCTACGCGAGCTATCTCATGCTGCGCGCCTTCGGCGGCGAGGAGGAGGCCGTCCGCCGCTACGCCGCCGTGCTCGGCATCATCGGCGTGCTCGACATCCCGATCATCATGGTGTCGGTGCGCCTGCTGCGCGGCATCCACCCGGCGGTCATCACGCGCAACGAGGGCGGCTCG
- a CDS encoding heme ABC transporter permease, whose translation MGARGRARARGGRRGLAGRRRGARLTVRGALAILAKDLRIEWRTRESLASVFVLGVLLLVVLTVAHDPTPEAAPALVPAVLWVSFVFTGLAGVQRGFLLERENDCLAGLLSAPVDPADIYAGKLAANVVLLAVTQAVVVPLAGLFLHADLWPVLSGLLVVLLLGNVGFAALATLFTAVAARTRARETLLPLLLLPLALPLLIGAVQATAAVLAGGLAGAREAVAVLAAFDVIFAVAGWLLFAYVVRD comes from the coding sequence GTGGGCGCACGAGGGCGCGCCCGAGCCCGTGGTGGTCGCCGCGGCCTGGCAGGCCGTCGTCGTGGGGCGCGGCTGACCGTGCGCGGCGCGCTCGCCATCCTGGCGAAGGACCTGCGCATCGAGTGGCGGACGCGCGAGAGCCTGGCGAGCGTCTTCGTGCTCGGCGTGCTCCTCCTGGTCGTGCTCACCGTGGCGCACGACCCCACGCCGGAAGCGGCGCCCGCGCTCGTGCCGGCGGTCCTGTGGGTGAGCTTCGTCTTCACGGGCCTTGCCGGCGTCCAGCGCGGCTTCCTCCTCGAGCGCGAGAACGACTGCCTGGCGGGCCTCCTCTCCGCGCCCGTCGATCCCGCCGACATCTACGCCGGCAAGCTCGCGGCGAACGTCGTGCTCCTCGCCGTGACGCAGGCCGTGGTGGTGCCGCTGGCGGGCCTCTTCCTGCACGCCGACCTCTGGCCCGTCCTGTCCGGGCTGCTCGTCGTCCTGCTGCTCGGGAATGTGGGCTTCGCCGCGCTCGCCACGCTCTTCACCGCCGTCGCGGCACGCACGCGGGCGCGCGAGACGCTGCTGCCGCTCCTCCTCCTCCCGCTCGCCCTGCCGCTCCTGATCGGCGCCGTGCAGGCGACCGCGGCCGTGCTGGCCGGCGGCCTCGCCGGGGCGCGCGAGGCGGTCGCGGTGCTCGCCGCCTTCGACGTGATCTTCGCGGTGGCCGGCTGGCTCCTCTTTGCGTATGTTGTGCGGGACTAG